CAGTGGGTGGATTCGCCTGACGATCTGCAGGTGGACCCCGCGCGCGGCGATGCCTTTTATGCCGAAGTGCGCAAATACTGGCCTGGTTTGCAGGATGGCGCTCTGGCCCCTGGCTATGCAGGCATGCGCCCCAAGATTCACGGGCCGGATGCACCGGCGGCAGATTTTGTCATTCAAGGGCCCACCGTGCATGGGGTGGCGGGGCTGGTCAACCTGTTTGGTATCGAGTCGCCCGGCTTGACAAGTGCCCTCGCCATTGCGGAGCATGTGGCTGCGCTGGTTTGATCTGCGGCAAGCCATTTGCAATCAGTAACCTCTTGCGTCCCCGTCCTACGAGGGGTTTCTGCGCGGATGGCTAAGATGAACTTCAGTCCTCCACGTTGGCGTGCGGGATTTCCCATCACTTTTGGCACTACACAGAAAGGCTTGTATGACTGCTTCTGACACCACGACCACCCAGGGCGAACTGGAAAAGCTGGTTTCCGATCTGCGGGGGCTGTTGGCCAACAAGGATCTGGACGCAGTGCCCGAAATCAAGCTGCTGCGCCAGCGTCTGGACGATGGCATGCACAACGTGCGTGAGTCTGCCGTTCGCGCCGCCCAGGATGCGGCACGTCAGGCCAAGGAAGCTGCACTGGCAGCTGACCGCTATGCCCATGACGAACCCTGGCGTGTGGCAGGTGCCGCGTTGGCTGTGGGCGCGTTGGTCGGTTTCCTGCTGGCGCGCCGTTGATTGCCGCTGATCCCTCATCCGATATGACGGCTCAGCACAAAGGCGACAAGACATGAATTGGCTCTCGCTGCTGGGGCTGGAGGGCTTGGCGGCCCGCTGGCGTGCCAACCTTATCGAGGGGGCCATCGCCGCCGAAGACCGCATGGACCTGGCCCGCCTCGAATGGGCGGACCTTAAACAACGCCTTCAGCAATTGCTGGTGCTCACCATCCTGGTGGCCGGGCTCACGGTGGTGGCGCTCATCATGGTGTCGCTGGCCGTGCTGGTGCACTTTTGGGATTCGCCACAGCGCACGCTGGTGGCATGGCTGGTGGCTGGCGTGTGGGCTGCTGGCTGGGCGGCTGCCACGGTCTCGTTGGTGTCTGTGGCCCAACGTGCGGGCAGTGGTTTCGCACTGACGCGGCGAGAGCTCGCGCAGGATTGGCGTGACATCAAGGAGCGCTTGTGAGTACCCCACATTCCACCACCACACCACGGAGTGCGCCTGTGGCGCGGACTACACCCACCGTGGAGCAGCAGCGTGTGCTCGACCGTATCGAACTACAGCGTGAGCGGCTGCGTGCCCGCCGCGTAGCCCGGGCCCAGGCCCACGCCCACGCACTCGCGGAGCAAGCTGGGGGCCCCTCGGGCGGTGCGGACGCCTCACTGGCTCTGCGCGCCGCCGGGTTTGCGCGGGAGCATCCGCTGGCGGTGGCCGCCATGGCGGGCGTTGCACTGGTTGCTGGCCCGCGCAGACTGATTCGGTGGGCGGGTATTGTGCTGCCTATGGTGATGCGCCTGCGCCGCTGAACATGGCTGCGGGGCAGGCCAGTAACCTGCGGCTTGCCCGTTAGAAAAAGCAAAACGGAGCCCTGTCACCAGCGGCTCCGTTTTTTCATCAGGCGGGCTTCGCGCAGCCCTGCAGGTCAGCGCAACGCCTTGATGGCTTTGGCGGCTTTTGCGACGAGCGCCGGGCCTTCGTAGATCAGGCCTGTGTAGATCTGCACGACATCCGCACCTGCGCGAATCTTGCTCACGGCGTCGTCGGCGCTCAGGATGCCGCCCACGCCAATGATGGGGAAGCCGCTGCCCAATGCGGCGCGCAGTTGCCGGATGACCTGGTTGCTGGCTTCCAGCACCGGAGCACCGCTCAGCCCTCCCGTCTCTTCCGCATGGCGCATGCCCTGCACTGCGGTGCGGCTGATGGTGGTGTTGGTGGCGATCACGCCGTCCATGCCGTGGCGCTGCAGCGTCGCAGCGATGACGGCCACTTGGGCTTCGTCCAAGTCGGGGGCAATCTTCACAAAGACTGGAACGCGCCGCTGGTGCTGGGTGGCCAGGGCCTCACGCCGCTCGGCGATGGCGCCCAGCAGGGCATCCAGAGCGGCGTCGCTTTGCAGCGCACGCAGGTTCTGGGTGTTGGGCGAGCTGATGTTGACCGTGACGTAGTCGGCATGGGGGTACACACCCTCCAGGCAGATCAGGTAGTCACTGGTCGCGTTCTCGATGGGCGTGGTGGCGTTCTTGCCGATGTTCAGGCCCAGCAGCATGGGGTGCCGTTGGCGGATCTGCTTGCGAAACTGCGCCTGCTGCACATTGCGCAAGAAGGCTTCGAGGCCTTCGTTGTTGAAGCCCAGGCGGTTGATGAGGGCGCGGGCCTCGGGCAGACGGAACATGCGTGGCTTGGGGTTGCCCGGCTGCGCTTTGGGGGTCACCGTGCCCACTTCTACAAAGCCGAAACCCATGGCGCCCAGCGCGTCGATGCAGCGTGCATTCTTGTCCAGACCCGCCGCCATGCCCACGCGGTTGGGAAATTGCAGTCCCGCCAGGGTGATGGGGTCGTTCACCGTTTCGTTGCACCAGGCCCACTGCAGCGGCGTGCGCTGCCCGCGCGCGAGCATGTCCATGGTGAGTTCGTGTGCGGCCTCGGCATCCATGCCGAAGAGAAAGGGGCGGGTGATGGCGTAGGGGATGAGGGACATGGAGGGATAATTCAGGATTACCCCCGATTTTCTCCCATGACGACCACCACTCCCCTGACCCAAGACGAACTCAAGACCCTGGTAGGCCAAGCCGCGCTGCAATATGTGGTGCCTGGCGAGATTGTGGGGGTGGGCACCGGCTCCACCGTGAACAAGTTCATTGATGCCCTGGCGGGCATGAAGGACCAGATCAAGGGCGCGGTGTCCAGCTCGGTCGCCAGCACGGAGCGCCTGAAGGCACTGGGCATTGCCGTGTTCGATGCCAACGAAGTGTCTTCACTGTCCGTCTATATCGACGGCGCCGACGAAATCGACGGCCAGGGCCACATGGTCAAGGGCGGCGGTGCTGCATTGACCCGCGAGAAGATCGTGGCAGCTCTGGCCGAACGCTTTGTATGTATCGCAGACGAATCCAAGTTGGTGAAGGCCCTGGGCCAGTTTCCGTTGCCAGTGGAAGTGATCCCGATGGCTGCCAACCACATTGCGCGCCGTTTTGCTGTCATGGGTGGACAGGCCAGCCTGCGCCTCAAGGATGGACAGCCGCTGGTGACCGACAACGGCCAGCACATTCTGGACGTGAAGGGCCTGTCCATCACCGATCCGCTGGCGTTCGAATCCGAGATCAACCAATGGCCTGGCGTGGTGACCGTGGGGGTGTTTGCCCACCAGAAGGCGTCCGTGTGCCTGCTGGGCACTGCGCAGGGGGTGCAGACGATCACCTATTGACGATTAGGGCGGTGGCTTGAGCACTCCCAAGCCCACTGTCTTTTGATGCAAAGTCAATGCAAAAGGGGCCTGTCAAGGCCCCTTTTTGCTGGGTGAACAAATGGTCTCACGGCAGGTAGCGGTCACATGGCACTGTCAGAACCGGATGCCTGCTGGATTGCTCGGTGTGGGACCATCATTCGCCGGTGGTGGTGGCGTGGGCCGCGCAGGAGCTTTTGGAGCGGCCGCTGGTGCCGCTTCTACCGGCTTAGCCGCGACCAGTGGTGCGGGCGCTGGCTGGCGATAGTTGCTGGGCAACTGAGATTGTTTGGGGTAGCCCGCCGCGTCGAGGTATTGGATCCACTCGGCGTCAGAAAAACCCACCAACTGTTGACCCCCGATGGTGCCAAAGGGCAGGCTGGAATTGCCGCTCAAGCGCTGTAGTGCCGCGATGTCTTCATTGCTGACCACAGTGCGTTCGGTGTAAGGCACACCGCGTGACGTGAGCAGGTTGCGCAAGCTGCCGCAGGGCGCGCAGTCGCTGCCGGTGTAGATGGTCACCGGGTACCGGTTGGCAATCTGCCGCAGTTCGTAGGGCAACGCTCCGTTGCCAGCCGCAGGGCTTGCCGGGGCGCCACTGCTGCGCGCTGGCTGGGCAGTAGCCTCGGCGGGGGGGCGGTCCGAAAAGGTCACCTTGCCATCCGGACCGACAATGCGATAGACCGCCTGCGCCTGAGCACCTACAGATGCCAAGGCCAACAACAAGGAGGCAGCTGCAGCAGGAGCGAACTTAAGACGGGGCATGTGGGTTCTCCTCATTCGTGTGGGCTGTGTTTGTTGTGGGGCAGTCTGCGGTTTGTTCGGTCTAAGCCTCAGGCGGTCAGCTCTTCTGCCATCCCCTGGTGGCGCAGCAGGGCATCCAGGCTGGGTTCTCGTCCGCGGAAGGCTTTGAAAGATTCCATGGCCGGGCGGCTGCCACCCGCTTCCAAGATGGCCTCTCGGTAGCGCCGTCCGGTTTCGGTGCTGGGCAAACCGTCGCTGCCGGCGGTTTCTTCAAAGGCGGCGTAGGCATCGGCGCTGAGCACTTCTGCCCACTTGTAGCTGTAATACCCGGCCGCGTAGCCGCCCGCAAAGATGTGGCTGAAGGTGTGGGCCGTGCGGCTGAAGGCGGGCGGCTGCAATACAGCCACCTCTTGCCGCACCTGGGTCAGCAGGG
Above is a window of Acidovorax sp. KKS102 DNA encoding:
- a CDS encoding DUF883 family protein; its protein translation is MTASDTTTTQGELEKLVSDLRGLLANKDLDAVPEIKLLRQRLDDGMHNVRESAVRAAQDAARQAKEAALAADRYAHDEPWRVAGAALAVGALVGFLLARR
- a CDS encoding phage holin family protein, yielding MNWLSLLGLEGLAARWRANLIEGAIAAEDRMDLARLEWADLKQRLQQLLVLTILVAGLTVVALIMVSLAVLVHFWDSPQRTLVAWLVAGVWAAGWAAATVSLVSVAQRAGSGFALTRRELAQDWRDIKERL
- a CDS encoding quinone-dependent dihydroorotate dehydrogenase is translated as MSLIPYAITRPFLFGMDAEAAHELTMDMLARGQRTPLQWAWCNETVNDPITLAGLQFPNRVGMAAGLDKNARCIDALGAMGFGFVEVGTVTPKAQPGNPKPRMFRLPEARALINRLGFNNEGLEAFLRNVQQAQFRKQIRQRHPMLLGLNIGKNATTPIENATSDYLICLEGVYPHADYVTVNISSPNTQNLRALQSDAALDALLGAIAERREALATQHQRRVPVFVKIAPDLDEAQVAVIAATLQRHGMDGVIATNTTISRTAVQGMRHAEETGGLSGAPVLEASNQVIRQLRAALGSGFPIIGVGGILSADDAVSKIRAGADVVQIYTGLIYEGPALVAKAAKAIKALR
- the rpiA gene encoding ribose-5-phosphate isomerase RpiA, with protein sequence MTTTTPLTQDELKTLVGQAALQYVVPGEIVGVGTGSTVNKFIDALAGMKDQIKGAVSSSVASTERLKALGIAVFDANEVSSLSVYIDGADEIDGQGHMVKGGGAALTREKIVAALAERFVCIADESKLVKALGQFPLPVEVIPMAANHIARRFAVMGGQASLRLKDGQPLVTDNGQHILDVKGLSITDPLAFESEINQWPGVVTVGVFAHQKASVCLLGTAQGVQTITY
- a CDS encoding DUF4124 domain-containing protein, with amino-acid sequence MPRLKFAPAAAASLLLALASVGAQAQAVYRIVGPDGKVTFSDRPPAEATAQPARSSGAPASPAAGNGALPYELRQIANRYPVTIYTGSDCAPCGSLRNLLTSRGVPYTERTVVSNEDIAALQRLSGNSSLPFGTIGGQQLVGFSDAEWIQYLDAAGYPKQSQLPSNYRQPAPAPLVAAKPVEAAPAAAPKAPARPTPPPPANDGPTPSNPAGIRF